GATTGAGAAAGTTCAATAATACAGATTATGTTCAAAAAGCTGTGATTAAAGCAATCAAAAATGACATTGCTTTATATGCAATTCATACCAATCTGGATAATGTGACAGGTGGAGTCAATAGCAAGATCGCAGATTTGATCGGTTTAGAGAACCAGCAAATACTTGTTCCCAAAAGTGAAATGTTAGCCAAGTTGGTGGTTTTTGTTCCGGTAGAGCATACTGGGCAATTGATAGACGCTCTTTACGAAGCTGGAGCAGGAGAAATTGGTAACTACAGTAATTGCAGTTTTAGAGTTGAGGGAAAAGGGACCTTTAAAGGAAATGAGAAATCGAGCCCAGTAATAGGTAAAGTTGGAAACTATGAAGAAGTCAACGAAAATAGGGTGGAGGTAATATTTCCTAAATATTTGGAATCCAAAATCCTCGGAGGAATGAGGAAGGGCCACATTTATGAGGAGATCGCATATTATCTTACTGACATTGAGAATAAATACCAAGATGTAGGCTCAGGAATGGTTGGGGAATTAAAAGAAGCCTTGCCATTTAGCGAATTCTGCGAGCATTTAAAAAGTAACATGGGCTTGCAAGTTATAAGGTATACCAAACCTGCTACAGAAATGATAAAAAGAGTCGCTATCTGTGGGGGTAGTGGTTCTTTCCTTTTGAACAATGCGATTGCTTCAAAAGCAGATGTTTTTATCACTGCAGACTTTAAATATCACGAGTTTTTTGATGCAAATGACAAGATATGTATCATGGATATTGGACATTATGAGAGCGAACGCTATACAAAAGATTTGATTCAAGATATTATTTCGGAAAAATTTCCTAATTTTGCGACCTATTTGACGAGTATAAATACCAATCCCGTCGAGTATTATTATTGATTTCTCTGGTTAACAGACTTAATACTAAGCATTTAGATACATTCATGGAATTAACAATCGCAGATAAGCTCGAAAGCCTTCTCAAACTTCAAGAGGTAGATTCTAAATTAGATGACCTTAAAAAACTTCGTGGTGACCTGCCAGACGAGGTTCAAGACCTTGAAGATGACGTGGTAGGGATAGAAAAAAGAGCGAATAAGTATCAGGCAGAAATTGAAAGCTTAAATCAAGAAATAAGCAATCATCGTGAGAATAAAAAAGATTCTGAAAAGCTTATTGTAAAGTACAAAGATCAGCAGATGAATGTGCGTAACAATAGAGAGTACGACGCCATCGCTAAGGAGCTTGAACTTCAAGAATTAGAAATTCAACTTTCTGAGAAAAGAATTAGAGAAGCTGAATATAAAATCAACAGCAAGCAAATTGAAGTTGATGAAACAAACGAAAGACTAGCTTCTAAAAAAGCTGTTTTGGAGCAAAAGAAAGTAGAACTTGACAAATTGGTTGTAGAAAGCCAAGAAGAAGAGGAGAAACTTTTGAAGCAATCT
This portion of the Spirosomataceae bacterium TFI 002 genome encodes:
- a CDS encoding dinuclear metal center protein, YbgI/SA1388 family — protein: MKLKDITDHLETIAPLAYQESYDNSGLIVGEKEMEVSSALISLDATPDVIDEAIAKGCNLVISHHPIVFKGLRKFNNTDYVQKAVIKAIKNDIALYAIHTNLDNVTGGVNSKIADLIGLENQQILVPKSEMLAKLVVFVPVEHTGQLIDALYEAGAGEIGNYSNCSFRVEGKGTFKGNEKSSPVIGKVGNYEEVNENRVEVIFPKYLESKILGGMRKGHIYEEIAYYLTDIENKYQDVGSGMVGELKEALPFSEFCEHLKSNMGLQVIRYTKPATEMIKRVAICGGSGSFLLNNAIASKADVFITADFKYHEFFDANDKICIMDIGHYESERYTKDLIQDIISEKFPNFATYLTSINTNPVEYYY